In Rhinopithecus roxellana isolate Shanxi Qingling chromosome 4, ASM756505v1, whole genome shotgun sequence, a single genomic region encodes these proteins:
- the AKAP12 gene encoding LOW QUALITY PROTEIN: A-kinase anchor protein 12 (The sequence of the model RefSeq protein was modified relative to this genomic sequence to represent the inferred CDS: deleted 1 base in 1 codon), which translates to MGAGSSTEQRSPEQPPEGSSTPAEPEPSGGGPSAEAAPDTTGDPAIAAADPATKLLQKNGQLSTINGVAEQDELSLQEGDLNDQEGARNGQGALNGQEEEEVIVTDVGQRDSEDVSERDSDKEMATKSAVVQDVTEDGQEETPEIIEQIPSSESNLEELTQPTESQANDIGFKKVFKFVGFKFTVKKDKTEKPDTVQLLTVKKDEGEGAAGAGDHQDPSLGAGEAASKESELKLSTEKREETLKHEQSHAEISPPAESSQATVEECKEEGEEKQEKEPSKSAESPASPVTSDTGSTFKKFFTQGWAGWRKKTSFRKPKEDEVEASEKKKEQEPEKVDTEENGKAEADSEKLTASEQAHPQEPAESAHEPRLSAEYEKVELPSEEQVSGSQGPSEEKPAPLATEVFDEKIEVHQEEVVAEVHVSTVEERTEQKMEVEETAGSVPAEELVEMNAEPQEAEPAKELVKLKETCVSGEDPTQGADLSPDEKVLSKPAEGVVSEVEMLSSQERTKVQGSPLKKLFTSTGLKKLSGKKQKGKRGGGDEESGEHTQVPADSPDSHEEQKGESSASSPEEPEEITCLEKGLAEVQQDGEAEEGATSDGEKKREGVTPWASFKKMVTPKKRVRRPSESDKEDELDKVKSATLSSTESAASEMQEEMKGSVEEPKPEEPKRKVDTSVSWEALICVGSSKKRARKGSSSDEEGGPKTMGGDNQKADEAGKDKETETDGILAGSQEHDPGQGSSSPEQAGSPTEGEGVSTWESFKRLVTPRKKSKSKLEEKSEDSIAGSGVEHSTPDAEPGKEESWVSIKKFIPGRRKKRPDGKQEQAPVEDAGPAGANEDDSDVPAVVPLSEYDAVEREKMEAQQAQKSAEQPEQKAAAEVSKELSESKGHTMAAAVVDGIRAATIIEERSPSWISASVTEPLEQGEAEATPLTGEELEREVIAEEETPMVTEPLPENRETRGDSVVSEVELTPEAVTAAETAGPLGAEEGTEASAAEETTEMVSAVSQLTDSPDTTEEATPVQEVEGGVPDIEEQERRTQEVLLAVAEKVKEESLLPGTSGSEDALQPVQRAEAERPEEDAEAPGLKKETDVVLKVDAQEAKTEPFTQGKVMGQTTPESFEKAPQVTESTESSELVTTCQAETLAGVKSQEMVMEQAIPPDSAEAPTDSETDGSTPVADFDMPGTTQKDKTVEIHEENEVASGTQSGGTEAEAVPAQKERPPAPSSFVFQEETKEQSKMEDTLQHTDKGVSVETLPILSKTEGTQEAGQFADEKTEDVPFVQGLEGSIDTAITVSQEKVTEVALKAEGTEEAECKKDDALELQSHAQSAPSPVEREMVIQVEREKTESESTHVNEEKLEHETAVTVSEEVSKQLLQTVNVPIIDGAKEVSSLEGSPPPCRGQEEAACAKIQVQSSEASFTLTVAAEEEKVLGETVNILETGETLEPTGAHLVLEEKCSEKNEDFAAHPGEDAVPTGPKCQAKLTPVIVSATTEKGLSSDLEGEKTTSLEWKSDEVNEQVACQEVKVSVAIKEDLEPENGILELETKSSKLVQNIIQTAVDQFVRTEETATEMLMSELQTQAHVIKADNQDAGQETEKEGEEPQASAQEETQIFSAKEESESTAVGQAYSDISKDMSEASEKTMTVEVEGSTVNDQQLEEVVLPSEEEGDGAGTKSMPEDDGHALLVERIGKSLVEPKEDEKGDDVDDPENQNSALVDTDASEGLTKESPDTNGPKQKEKEDAQEVEFQEGKVHSESDKAITTQAQEELQKQERESAKSELTES; encoded by the exons AGACACCTGAAATAATCGAACAGATTCCTTCTTCAGAAAGCAATTTAGAAGAGCTAACACAACCCACTGAGTCCCAGGCTAATGATATTGGATTTAAGAAGGTGTTTAAGTTTGTTGGCTTTAAATTCACTGTGAAAAAGGATAAAACAGAGAAGCCTGACACTGTCCAGCTACTCACTGTGAAAAAAGATGAAGGGGAAGGAGCAGCAGGAGCTGGCGACCACCAGGACCCCAGCCTTGGGGCTGGAGAAGCAGCATCCAAAGAAAGCGAACTCAAACTATCTACAGAGAAACGCGAAGAGACCCTGAAGCACGAGCAAAGCCACGCGGAAATTTCTCCTCCAGCCGAATCTAGCCAAGCAACGGTGGAGGAAtgcaaagaggaaggagaagagaaacaagaaaaagaaccCAGCAAGTCTGCAGAATCTCCAGCTAGT CCAGTGACCAGTGACACCGGATCGACCTTCAAAAAATTCTTCACTCAAGGTTGGGCTGGCTGGCGAAAAAAGACCAGTTTCAGGAAGCCAAAGGAGGATGAAGTGGAAgcttcagagaagaaaaaggaacaagagCCAGAAAAAGTTGACACAGAAGAAAACGGAAAGGCAGAGGCCGACTCCGAGAAACTGACCGCCTCCGAGCAAGCCCACCCACAGGAGCCGGCGGAAAGTGCCCACGAGCCCCGGTTATCAGCTGAATATGAGAAAGTCGAGCTGCCCTCGGAGGAGCAAGTCAGTGGCTCGCAGGGACCTTCTGAAGAGAAACCCGCTCCATTGGCGACAGAAGTGTTTGATGAGAAAATAGAAGTCCACCAAGAAGAGGTTGTAGCCGAAGTGCACGTCAGCACCGTGGAGGAGAGAACTGAGCAGAAAATGGAGGTGGAAGAAACAGCAGGGTCTGTGCCAGCTGAAGAATTGGTTGAAATGAATGCAGAACCTCAGGAAGCTGAACCTGCCAAGGAGCTGGTGAAGCTCAAAGAAACGTGTGTTTCGGGAGAGGACCCTACACAGGGAGCTGACCTCAGTCCTGATGAGAAGGTGCTGTCAAAACCCGCCGAAGGCGTTGTGAGTGAGGTGGAAATGCTGTCATCACAGGAGAGAACGAAGGTGCAGGGAAGTCCACTAAAGAAGCTTTTTACCAGCACTGGCTtaaaaaagctttctggaaagaaacagaaagggaaaagaggaggaggagatgaggaATCAGGGGAGCATACTCAGGTTCCAGCCGATTCTCCGGACAGCCATGAGGAGCAAAAAGGGGAgagctctgcctcctccccagaGGAGCCCGAGGAGATCACGTGTCTGGAGAAGGGCTTAGCTGAGGTGCAGCAGGATGGGGAAGCTGAAGAAGGAGCTACTTCcgatggagagaaaaaaagagaaggtgtCACTCCCTGGGCATCGTTCAAAAAGATGGTGACGCCCAAGAAGCGTGTTAGACGGCCTTCGGAAAGTGATAAAGAAGATGAGCTGGACAAGGTCAAGAGCGCTACCTTGTCTTCCACCGAGAGCGCAGCCTCTGAAatgcaagaagaaatgaaagggagCGTGGAAGAGCCAAAGCCGGAAGAACCGAAGCGCAAGGTGGATACCTCAGTATCTTGGGAAGCTTTAATTTGTGTGGGATCATCCAAGAAAAGAGCAAGGAAAGGCTCCTCTTCTGATGAGGAAGGGGGACCGAAAACAATGGGAGGAGACAACCAGAAAGCCGATGAGGCCGGAAAAGACAAAGAGACTGAAACAGATGGGATCCTTGCTGGTTCCCAAGAACATGATCCAGGGCAGGGAAGTTCCTCCCCTGAGCAAGCTGGAAGCCCTACCGAAGGGGAAGGCGTTTCCACCTGGGAGTCATTTAAAAGGTTAGTCacaccaagaaaaaaatcaaagtccaAGCTGGAAGAGAAGAGCGAAGACTCCATAGCTGGGTCTGGTGTAGAACATTCCACTCCAGATGCTGAACCCGGGAAAGAAGAATCTTGGGTCTCAATCAAGAAGTTTATTCCTGGACGAAGGAAGAAAAGGCCAGATGGGAAACAAGAACAAGCCCCTGTTGAAGACGCAGGGCCAGCAGGGGCCAACGAAGATGACTCTGATGTCCCGGCTGTGGTCCCTCTTTCTGAGTATGATGCtgtagaaagggagaaaatggagGCACAGCAAGCCCAAAAGAGCGCAGAGCAGCCTGAGCAGAAGGCAGCCGCTGAGGTGTCCAAGGAGCTCAGCGAGAGTAAGGGTCATACAATGGCGGCGGCTGTCGTTGACGGGATAAGGGCAGCTACCATTATTGAAGAAAGGTCTCCTTCTTGGATATCTGCTTCAGTGACGGAACCTCTTGAACAAGGAGAAGCTGAAGCCACACCATTAACTGGGGAGGAATTGGAAAGAGAAGTAATTGCAGAAGAAGAAACCCCCATGGTTACTGAACCTCTGCCAGAGAACAGAGAGACCCGGGGCGACTCGGTCGTTAGCGAGGTGGAATTGACCCCCGAAGCTGTGACAGCTGCAGAAACTGCAGGGCCATTGGGTGCTGAAGAAGGAACCGAAGCATCTGCTGCTGAAGAGACCACAGAAATGGTGTCAGCAGTCTCCCAGTTAACAGACTCCCCAGACACCACGGAGGAGGCCACTCCGGTGCAGGAGGTGGAAGGTGGCGTACCTGACATAGAAGAGCAAGAGAGGAGGACTCAAGAGGTCCTCCTGGCAGTGGCAGAAAAAGTGAAAGAGGAATCCCTGCTGCCTGGCACCAGTGGGTCAGAagatgcacttcagcctgtgcagAGAGCAGAGGCAGAAAGACCAGAAGAGGATGCTGAAGCACCGGGTCTGAAGAAAGAGACGGATGTAGTGTTGAAAGTAGATGCTCAGGAGGCAAAAACTGAGCCTTTTACACAAGGGAAGGTGATGGGGCAGACCACCCCAGAAAGCTTTGAAAAAGCTCCTCAAGTCACAGAGAGCACAGAGTCCAGTGAGCTTGTAACCACTTGTCAAGCCGAAACCTTAGCTGGGGTAAAATCACAGGAGATGGTGATGGAACAGGCTATCCCCCCTGACTCGGCGGAAGCCCCTACAGACAGTGAGACCGATGGAAGCACCCCCGTAGCAGACTTTGACATGCCAGGCACAACCCAGAAAGACAAGACTGTGGAAATCCATGAGGAAAATGAGGTCGCATCTGGTACCCAGTCAGGGGGCACAGAAGCAGAGGCAGTTCCTGCGCAGAAAGAGAGGCCTCCAGCACCTTCCAGTTTTGTGTTCCAGGAAGAAACTAAAGAACAATCAAAGATGGAAGACACTCTACAGCATACAGATAAAGGGGTGTCGGTGGAAACTCTACCCATTCTGTCAAAAACTGAGGGGACTCAAGAGGCTGGCCAGTTTGCTGATGAGAAAACCGAAGACGTACCATTTGTCCAAGGACTTGAGGGGTCTATAGACACAGCCATAACAGTCAGTCAGGAAAAGGTCACTGAAGTTGCCCTTAAAGCTGAAGGGACAGAAGAAGCTGAATGTAAAAAGGATGATGCCCTTGAACTGCAGAGTCACGCTCAGTCCGCTCCATCCCCCGTGGAGAGAGAGATGGTAATTCAAGTTGAAAGGGAGAAAACGGAATCAGAGTCAACCCATGTGAATGAAGAGAAACTTGAGCACGAAACAGCTGTTACCGTATCTGAAGAGGTCAGTAAGCAACTCCTCCAGACAGTGAATGTGCCCATCATAGATGGGGCAAAGGAagtcagcagtttggaaggaAGCCCTCCTCCCTGCCGAGGTCAAGAGGAGGCAGCATGCGCCAAAATTCAAGTTCAGAGCTCTGAGGCATCATTCACTCTAACAGTTGCTGCAGAGGAGGAAAAGGTCTTAGGAGAAACTGTCAACATTTTAGAAACAGGTGAAACATTGGAGCCTACAGGTGCACATTTAGTTCTGGAAGAAAAATGctctgaaaaaaatgaagattttgcCGCTCATCCAGGGGAAGATGCTGTGCCCACAGGGCCCAAGTGTCAGGCAAAATTGACACCAGTGATAGTATCTGCCACTACTGAAAAAGGCTTAAGTTCCGACCTGGAAGGAGAGAAAACCACATCACTGGAGTGGAAGTCAGATGAAGTCAATGAGCAGGTTGCTTGCCAGGAGGTCAAAGTGAGTGTAGCAATTAAGGAGGATTTAGAGCCTGAAAATGGGATTTTGGAACTTGAGACCAAAAGCAGTAAACTTGTCCAAAACATCATTCAGACAGCCGTTGACCAGTTTGTACGTACAGAAGAAACAGCCACCGAAATGTTGATGTCTGAGTTACAGACACAAGCTCACGTGATAAAAGCTGACAACCAGGACGCTGGgcaggaaacagagaaagaaggagaggaacCTCAGGCCTCTGCACAGGAGGAAACACAAATTTTTTCAGCCAAAGAGGAGTCAGAGTCAACCGCAGTGGGACAAGCATATTCTGATATTTCCAAAGATATGAGTGAAGCCTCAGAGAAGACCATGACTGTTGAGGTAGAAGGTTCCACTGTAAATGATCAGCAGCTGGAAGAGGTCGTCCTCCCATCCGAGGAAGAGGGAGATGGAGCTGGAACAAAGTCAATGCCAGAAGATGATGGTCATGCCTTGTTAGTGGAAAGAATAGGGAAGTCACTAGTTGAAccaaaagaagatgaaaaaggtGATGATGTCGATGACCCTGAAAACCAGAACTCAGCCCTGGTTGATACTGATGCCTCAGAAGGCTTAACCAAAGAGTCCCCAGATACAAATGgaccaaaacaaaaagagaaggaagatgcCCAGGAAGTAGAATTTCAGGAAGGAAAAGTGCACAGTGAATCAGATAAAGCGATCACAACCCAAGCACAGGAGGAGTTACAGAAACAAGAGAGAGAATCTGCAAAGTCAGAACTTACAGAATCTTAA